From the genome of Malus sylvestris chromosome 6, drMalSylv7.2, whole genome shotgun sequence, one region includes:
- the LOC126624988 gene encoding uncharacterized protein LOC126624988 isoform X2 has translation MMTSTQVKFKVNRAGSSSLNLQDLLLNLLLAGPEAEAGDNQFLNLHAPPCCICMFESFLLLREPHLFKNSFCCSIESSFCKDYLLQVNSKARMQLNSQQIMHGL, from the exons ATGATGACTTCAACTCAA GTAAAATTTAAAGTAAACAGAGCGGGTTCATCAAGTCTAAATCTGCAAGACTTGTTGCTCAACCTGCTGCTGGCTGGCCCGGAAGCTGAGGCGGGAGACAATCAATTCCTAAATTTACACGCACCGCCGTGCTGCATATGCATGTTTGAAAGTTTTCTGTTATTAAGGGAACCACACTTGTTCAAGAATAGCTTCTGCTGCTCGATCGAGTCATCTTTTTGCAAG GATTATCTTCTGCAGGTTAATTCTAAAGCTAGGATGCAGCTTAATTCTCAACAAATCATGCATGGTCTATAG
- the LOC126624988 gene encoding uncharacterized protein LOC126624988 isoform X1, producing MMTSTQVKFKVNRAGSSSLNLQDLLLNLLLAGPEAEAGDNQFLNLHAPPCCICMFESFLLLREPHLFKNSFCCSIESSFCKLCKRRNSSDRPCSNTIRKAFSNHCMSQTIKAIC from the exons ATGATGACTTCAACTCAA GTAAAATTTAAAGTAAACAGAGCGGGTTCATCAAGTCTAAATCTGCAAGACTTGTTGCTCAACCTGCTGCTGGCTGGCCCGGAAGCTGAGGCGGGAGACAATCAATTCCTAAATTTACACGCACCGCCGTGCTGCATATGCATGTTTGAAAGTTTTCTGTTATTAAGGGAACCACACTTGTTCAAGAATAGCTTCTGCTGCTCGATCGAGTCATCTTTTTGCAAG TTGTGCAAACGACGCAACAGCTCCGACCGGCCTTGTTCAAATACAATTAGAAAAGCATTTTCTAATCACTGTATGTCACAAACAATTAAGGCAATCTGTTAA